The Manis javanica isolate MJ-LG chromosome 4, MJ_LKY, whole genome shotgun sequence genome contains a region encoding:
- the IGFBP4 gene encoding insulin-like growth factor-binding protein 4 → MLPLCLVAALLLAAGPGPSLGDEAIHCPPCSEEKLARCRPPVGCEELVREPGCGCCATCALGKGMPCGVYTPRCGSGLRCYPPRGVEKPLHTLMHGQGVCMELAEIEAIQESLQPSDKDEGDHPNNSFSPCSAHDRRCLQKHFAKIRDRSTSGGKMKVGVPREEARPVPQGSCQSELHRALERLAASQGRTHEDLYIIPIPNCDRNGNFHPKQCHPALDGQRGKCWCVDRKTGVKLPGGLEPKGELDCHQLADSFRK, encoded by the exons ATGCTGCCCCTCTGCCTCGTGGCCGCGCTGCTGCTGGCCGCCGGGCCCGGGCCGAGCCTGGGCGACGAAGCCATCCACTGCCCCCCCTGCTCCGAGGAGAAGCTGGCGCGCTGCCGCCCCCCCGTGGGCTGCGAGGAGCTGGTGCGCGAGCCTGGCTGCGGCTGTTGTGCCACTTGCGCCCTGGGCAAGGGGATGCCCTGCGGAGTGTACACCCCCCGCTGCGGCTCAGGCCTGCGCTGCTACCCGCCCCGGGGAGTGGAGAAGCCCCTGCACACACTGATGCACGGGCAAGGCGTGTGCATGGAGCTAGCAGAGATCGAGGCTATCCAGGAAAGCCTGCAGCCCTCTG ACAAGGATGAGGGTGACCACCCCAACAACAGCTTCAGCCCCTGCAGTGCCCATGACCGCAGGTGCCTGCAGAAGCACTTTGCCAAAATTCGAGACCGGAGCACCAGTGGAGGCAAGATGAAGGTCGGGGTGCCCCGGGAAGAAGCCCGGCCTGTG ccccaaggCTCCTGCCAGAGTGAGTTGCATCGGGCCCTGGAGCGGCTGGCCGCCTCACAGGGCCGCACCCACGAGGACCTCTATATCATCCCCATCCCCAACTGCGACCGCAATGGCAACTTCCATCCCAAGCAG TGCCATCCGGCCCTGGACGGGCAGCGTGGCAAGTGCTGGTGTGTGGACCGGAAGACCGGAGTGAAGCTTCCAGGGGGCCTGGAGCCAAAGGGGGAGCTGGACTGCCACCAGTTGGCTGACAGCTTCCGCAAGTGA